In a single window of the Biomphalaria glabrata chromosome 5, xgBioGlab47.1, whole genome shotgun sequence genome:
- the LOC106065286 gene encoding uncharacterized protein LOC106065286, with protein sequence MVLIVFIFLLTFIYLYAYERGNTQGHAEIKRELITMNDKLYFLIGDMAKIKEKASKLQEDIAEIKEKTSKLEQRMEKDKVFSTSFWDDFGTVIILFFLNMLNCYLNSTSLKLGFINFFNAWFTVMLAQRNSSFVKLATRLPFS encoded by the exons ATGGTGTTAATTGTGTTCATCTTTTTATtaacattcatttatttatatgcATATGAAAGAG gaaACACACAAGGACATGCTGagataaaaagagaactga TTACAATGAATGACAAATTATACTTTTTGATAGGAGACATGG ctaaaataaaagaaaaagcatCTAAATTACAAGAAGACATTG CTGAAATAAAGGAAAAAACATCTAAATTAGAACAAAGAATGG agAAAGACAAAGTCTTTAGTACATCATTTTGGGATGACTTTGGCacagttattattttattttttcttaacatGTTAAATTGCTATTTGAACTCTACATCTTTGAAGTTgggatttattaatttttttaacgcATGGTTTACAGTAATGTTGGCTCAGAGAAAttcaagctttgtaaaactagCAACACGTTTACCATTTAGTTAA
- the LOC129926204 gene encoding apolipoprotein A-IV-like has translation MSCGDVNRKVNTSCGDVNRKVNTYGGDVNRKVNTSGGDVNRKVNTSGGDVNRKVNTSCTDVNRKVNTSGGDVNRKVNTSGGDVNRKVNTSGGDVNRKVNTSCGDVNRKVNTSCGDVNRKVNTSGGDVNRKVNTSGGDVNRKVNTSGGDVNRKVNTSCGDVNRKVNTSGGDVNRKVNTSCGDVNRKVNTSGGDVNRKVNTSCGDVNRKVNTSCCDVNRKVNTSGGDVNRKVNTFGGDVNRKVNMSCGDVNRKVNTSCGDVNRKVNAYGGDVNRKVNTSGGDVNRKVNTSSGDVNRKVNTSGGDVNRKKVNTSGGDVNRKVNTSCGDVNRKVNTSGGDVNRKVNTSCGDVSMKVDMSFVGTRSADTSPTLHKCPNNNSSHRPVTGLTVSSRSRALPLQTVRLHTAPRSTTPAEQQTALAPATPDSSVQHRTTS, from the exons ATGTCTTGTGGTGATGTCAATAGAAAAGTAAACACGTCTTGTGGTGATGTCAATAGAAAAGTAAACACGTATGGTGGTGATGTCAACAGGAAAGTGAACACGTCTGGTGGTGATGTCAATAGAAAAGTAAACACGTCTGGTGGGGATGTCAACAGGAAAGTGAACACGTCTTGTACTGATGTCAACAGGAAAGTGAACACGTCTGGTGGTGATGTCAATAGAAAAGTAAACACGTCTGGTGGTGATGTCAACAGGAAAGTGAACACGTCTGGTGGTGATGTCAATAGAAAAGTAAACACGTCTTGTGGTGATGTCAACAGGAAAGTGAACACGTCTTGTGGTGATGTCAACAGGAAAGTGAACACGTCTGGTGGGGATGTCAACAGGAAAGTGAACACGTCTGGTGGTGATGTCAACAGGAAAGTGAACACGTCTGGTGGTGATGTCAACAGGAAAGTAAACACGTCTTGTGGGGATGTCAATAGAAAAGTGAACACGTCTGGTGGTGATGTCAACAGGAAAGTAAACACGTCTTGTGGTGATGTCAACAGGAAAGTGAACACGTCTGGTGGTGATGTCAACAGGAAAGTAAACACGTCTTGTGGTGATGTCAACAGGAAAGTGAACACGTCTTGTTGTGATGTCAACAGGAAAGTGAACACGTCTGGTGGTGATGTCAACAGGAAAGTGAACACGTTTGGTGGTGATGTCAATAGAAAAGTAAACATGTCTTGTGGTGATGTCAACAGGAAAGTGAACACGTCTTGTGGTGATGTCAACAGGAAAGTGAACGCGTATGGTGGTGATGTCAACAGGAAAGTAAACACGTCTGGTGGTGATGTCAACAGGAAAGTGAACACGTCTAGTGGTGATGTCAACAGGAAAGTAAACACGTCTGGTGGTGATGTCAACAGAAA GAAAGTGAACACGTCTGGTGGTGATGTCAACAGGAAAGTAAACACGTCTTGTGGGGATGTCAACAGGAAAGTTAACACGTCTGGTGGTGATGTCAACAGGAAAGTGAACACGTCTTGTGGTGATGTCAGCATGAAAGTGGATATGTC ATTTGTTGGCACCAGATCTGCTGATACCAGCCCTACTCTTCACAAGTGTCCAAACAACAACTCTAGCCATAGACCCGTCACTGGTCTGACTGTCAGTAGCCGCAGCAGAGCCCTGCCCTTACAAACCGTTAGATTGCACACGGCGCCTagatccactacgccagccgAACAGCAGACAGCGTTAGCCCCAGCCACACCTGATTCATCAGTGCAGCACCGAACAACAAGCTAA